A genomic segment from Streptosporangium roseum DSM 43021 encodes:
- a CDS encoding GNAT family N-acetyltransferase — translation MGFLRIRTTVDERPGRLASLAAALAEKGGNILGMSVQSDTDGTVDEFVAEIPAGPEAVREALEAAGGRQVKVVAATAHQLTDEPTRALLLASRLRAMPWRLPELLGELLRADDSRWVYGSDMSDLPDPTLLTVPVAPRRAIRVRRAELPFTLTEAARAASFVRLAQPPPHQPAGTERAVKLSDGTEAQVRPLTPLYREAVRDLHDRCSPEARRFRYFTSMPMLPPRVFDRLCDRTRGHSLVAGHDGQVVALANLMFTPDPGIAEMAFLVEDRWQGRGLGAALARMIVGEARDLGFAEVKATLLSDNVRMRRLLVSLGATLGYTEDPGVVEARLAVGVMATASPS, via the coding sequence GCGGCCGGGACGGCTGGCCTCGCTGGCCGCCGCGCTGGCGGAGAAGGGCGGCAACATCCTGGGCATGAGCGTCCAGTCCGACACGGACGGCACCGTGGACGAGTTCGTGGCGGAGATCCCCGCCGGTCCCGAGGCCGTCCGGGAGGCGCTGGAGGCGGCCGGCGGACGCCAGGTCAAGGTCGTCGCCGCCACCGCCCACCAGCTCACCGACGAGCCCACCCGCGCCCTCCTGCTCGCCTCCCGCCTGCGCGCGATGCCCTGGCGCCTGCCCGAGCTGCTGGGGGAGCTGCTGCGCGCCGACGACTCCCGCTGGGTCTACGGTTCGGACATGAGCGACCTGCCCGACCCGACGCTGCTGACCGTGCCGGTGGCCCCGCGCCGCGCCATCCGGGTGCGCCGGGCGGAGCTGCCCTTCACCCTGACCGAGGCCGCCCGGGCCGCCTCCTTCGTACGGCTGGCGCAGCCCCCGCCCCACCAGCCGGCGGGGACCGAGCGGGCCGTCAAGCTCTCCGACGGCACCGAGGCCCAGGTCCGCCCGCTCACGCCGCTCTACCGCGAGGCGGTCCGCGACCTGCACGACCGCTGCTCGCCCGAGGCGCGCCGGTTCCGCTACTTCACCTCCATGCCCATGCTGCCGCCCCGCGTCTTCGACCGGCTCTGCGACCGCACCCGCGGCCACTCGCTGGTCGCCGGGCACGACGGCCAGGTGGTCGCGCTGGCCAACCTGATGTTCACCCCCGACCCCGGCATCGCCGAGATGGCCTTCCTGGTCGAGGACCGCTGGCAGGGCAGGGGACTGGGCGCGGCGCTGGCCAGGATGATCGTCGGGGAGGCCCGCGACCTGGGCTTCGCCGAGGTCAAGGCCACCCTCCTGTCCGACAACGTGCGCATGCGCAGGCTCCTGGTCTCGCTCGGCGCGACCCTGGGCTACACCGAGGACCCCGGCGTGGTGGAAGCCAGGCTGGCCGTGGGCGTGATGGCGACGGCATCCCCGAGTTGA